From Apium graveolens cultivar Ventura chromosome 9, ASM990537v1, whole genome shotgun sequence, the proteins below share one genomic window:
- the LOC141685869 gene encoding secreted RxLR effector protein 161-like, with product MDKSHLLTTPMVVRSLKPDKDPFRPREDGEEVLGPEIPYLGAIGALMYLANNTRPDIAFAVNLLARFSSAPMDIHWNGIKHIFHYLRGTIDFGLFFPKNSTSQLIGYADARYLSDPHFGKSQTGYLFTYCDVAIS from the coding sequence atggataaatctcATCTGTTGACTACTCCAATGGTGGTTAGATCTTTAAAACCTGATAAAGATCCATTTCGACCACGAGAAGATGGTGAAGAGGTTCTTGGTCCTGAAATCCCATATCTTGGAGCAATTGGTGCACTTATGTATCTTGCAAATAATACAAGACCAGATATTGCATTTGCTGTGAATTTATTGGCTAGATTTAGCTCTGCTCCGATGGATATACATTGGAATGGGATCAAGCATATATTTCATTATCTTCGTGGAACAATTGATTTTGGGTTATTCTTTCCGAAAAACTCAACATCTCAGCTGATCGGATATGCAGATGCTAGATATttgtcagatcctcattttggaaaatcacaaactgGATATTTATTTACATATTGTGATGTAGCCATTTCCTAG